A window of Streptomyces sp. DG1A-41 contains these coding sequences:
- a CDS encoding 3-oxoacyl-ACP reductase — MADRYLSFTATGPGRFLTRRLGLPQPAALTRCSPERPTLDGGLLHLTAGGSGLDLAPVLARTGIAPAGSDRAAAVLLDASGVRDVEGLAEVHAALHPVVRSVVASGRVVVLGAPLDPADHHQAAAQQALEGFTRSLGKEIGRGRTVNLVRLTDAAAAESTLRFLLSPESAYVSGQVIEVGAGETGSGETAPNDESSTPVDWDRPLAGRTALVTGAARGIGEAVAETLARDGARVVVLDVPQAERDARRVADRLGGTALLLDITAADAGARIAEALPDGLDLLIHNAGITRDRRLVNMPAERWIPVLEVNLASVLRTTDALLRAGTLNRGGRIVATASIAGIAGNAGQTNYGASKAGIVGLVRSLAPRALAEHGVTVNAVAPGFIETKMTAAVPLFIREAGRRMNSLAQGGLPVDVAQTTAWLAHPASGAVNGQVVRVCGQSLLGA; from the coding sequence CTCACCCGCCGGCTCGGTCTGCCCCAGCCCGCGGCCCTGACCCGCTGCTCCCCCGAGCGGCCCACCCTCGACGGCGGCCTCCTCCACCTCACCGCCGGCGGGTCCGGCCTCGACCTGGCGCCGGTCCTCGCCCGCACGGGGATCGCCCCGGCCGGATCCGACCGGGCGGCTGCCGTCCTCCTGGACGCGAGCGGGGTGCGGGACGTGGAGGGGCTCGCCGAGGTGCACGCGGCCCTGCACCCCGTCGTACGGTCGGTCGTCGCGAGCGGGCGCGTGGTCGTGCTCGGCGCGCCGCTCGACCCGGCCGACCACCACCAGGCCGCCGCCCAGCAGGCCCTGGAGGGCTTCACGCGCTCCCTCGGCAAGGAGATCGGCCGGGGCAGGACCGTGAACCTGGTCCGGCTCACGGACGCGGCGGCCGCCGAGTCCACCCTCCGCTTCCTGCTGTCGCCCGAGTCGGCGTATGTGAGCGGACAGGTGATCGAGGTCGGGGCGGGTGAGACGGGGTCGGGCGAGACCGCCCCGAACGACGAGTCCTCCACCCCCGTCGACTGGGACCGCCCCCTGGCCGGCCGCACCGCCCTGGTCACCGGTGCCGCGCGCGGCATCGGCGAGGCGGTCGCCGAGACGCTCGCGCGGGACGGGGCCCGGGTCGTCGTCCTCGATGTGCCGCAGGCCGAACGGGACGCCCGGCGCGTCGCCGACCGGCTCGGCGGCACCGCGCTGCTCCTCGACATCACGGCCGCCGACGCGGGCGCGCGGATCGCCGAGGCCCTGCCGGACGGCCTGGACCTGCTGATCCACAACGCGGGCATCACGCGGGACCGGCGCCTGGTGAACATGCCCGCCGAGCGGTGGATCCCGGTGCTGGAGGTGAACCTGGCGAGCGTGCTGCGCACGACGGACGCGCTGCTGAGGGCCGGGACGCTGAACCGGGGCGGCCGGATCGTGGCGACGGCCTCGATCGCGGGCATCGCCGGCAACGCGGGCCAGACCAACTACGGGGCGAGCAAGGCGGGCATCGTCGGCCTGGTCCGCTCCCTCGCGCCGCGCGCGCTCGCCGAGCACGGGGTGACGGTCAACGCGGTCGCGCCGGGCTTCATCGAGACGAAGATGACGGCCGCCGTCCCGCTGTTCATCCGCGAGGCGGGCCGCCGTATGAACTCCCTCGCGCAGGGCGGCCTTCCGGTCGATGTCGCCCAGACCACCGCCTGGCTCGCGCACCCGGCCTCGGGCGCGGTCAACGGGCAGGTCGTACGCGTATGCGGCCAGAGCCTGCTGGGGGCGTGA
- a CDS encoding MaoC/PaaZ C-terminal domain-containing protein: MADAALVLTGPPSLAPLLARGALLSAFKRPAPDAEFPRTRLVLPGLRVDLARLAAYERVCGFPTGKDALPPTYPHVLGFPLAVRMMSGRDFPLPLPGLVHTSITITRHRAMPATGAYELTVYVAGLAPHRRGTQATVVTEAREGGDVVWESRSTYLARHRTRRPAEAPREEVRKPPPAVAEWRLAEDVGRRYGAASGDRNPIHLHPLTARLFGFPRAIAHGMWTVARCLAAHGTPDSCHVRAQFRAPVLLPGTVTYAAEDGRFELRGREDRIHVTGDVCPT; encoded by the coding sequence ATGGCCGACGCCGCTCTCGTCCTCACCGGGCCCCCCTCCCTCGCCCCGCTCCTCGCGCGCGGCGCCCTGCTGTCCGCCTTCAAACGCCCGGCCCCCGACGCGGAGTTCCCGCGCACCCGGCTCGTCCTGCCCGGCCTGCGCGTCGACCTCGCGCGGCTGGCGGCGTACGAGCGGGTCTGCGGGTTCCCGACCGGCAAGGACGCGCTGCCGCCGACGTATCCGCACGTGCTGGGATTCCCCCTGGCCGTGCGAATGATGAGCGGCCGGGACTTTCCACTGCCGCTGCCGGGCCTCGTCCACACGTCGATCACGATCACCCGGCACCGGGCGATGCCGGCCACCGGCGCGTACGAACTCACGGTGTACGTCGCGGGGTTGGCGCCCCACCGGCGCGGCACTCAGGCGACGGTCGTCACCGAGGCGCGGGAGGGCGGGGACGTCGTATGGGAGTCGAGGAGCACGTACCTCGCCCGGCACCGCACGCGACGGCCCGCCGAGGCTCCCCGGGAGGAGGTACGGAAGCCGCCGCCGGCCGTGGCCGAGTGGCGGCTGGCCGAGGATGTCGGACGGCGCTACGGGGCCGCCTCCGGGGATCGCAACCCGATCCACCTCCACCCGCTCACCGCCCGCCTGTTCGGCTTCCCCCGGGCGATCGCGCACGGCATGTGGACCGTCGCCCGCTGTCTCGCCGCGCACGGCACACCGGACTCCTGCCACGTTCGCGCGCAGTTCCGGGCGCCGGTCCTGCTGCCGGGGACGGTGACGTACGCGGCGGAGGACGGCCGGTTCGAACTGCGGGGCCGGGAGGACCGGATCCACGTGACGGGCGACGTCTGCCCCACCTGA